The Gadus macrocephalus chromosome 3, ASM3116895v1 DNA segment CTTACACTACGTTTTTGGTgtaactttctatttttgcttttgctttatcagtttatattttaaagatACTGGTTTCTTTTAACTGTGGTCTATGAGGCAACATTTTCTTTAACTATCATTGAATACATGTGCAGCAAAGCATTTTcttaaatagataaatacaaatgtctctgattattatttaaaaGGCAGCATTGTATAAGACTCAATGCCGAGGTAATTTCTCAGTGCTAGTTGTTGTTCCATATTCTTGACTGATGTAAACACAAATAGGAGGTCTTTACAGTATTTGTACATTTTAATagataaaataaatcaaagtaCTTTGAGAGATTCTGCTCTACAGTAAACATTCTGACCAGTTAATACATTTGGCAGTGGGTACATGTGGGCGGGACATCGCATTGTACATCAACAGAACACAACTCGCACATTCCCACTTGGTTCttcaacatttgtttttatgCAGAAAAAGCTAAACTGAGCTTCATTTTTTATGAGATATAGAACATTCAGTCTACAGCGGTCCATTATGAACAGGATGTTCCGTCCTCTGCCCCTCCTCCAGTGGGCGGCGGACGGACCCGGGCGGAAGTAGTGTGGTCACGGATCCGGTCGGCGCTCAAGCAGACAAACAGTCCAGAGAGTCGAGGGTCAGGAAGACTTCTGCTTTGCACTGGAAGGTTCCGGTTCCGTCCCGGAGCAGCTCGCACGTCTTCAGGTTCGGGGTGATGTCCTTCACACATATAGCCTTAGAGAGAAAACATACATATtcaaaaaaagtacaaaaggtttaatatatatatatatatatatatatatatatatatcagatatATATGTTGATTAATACTGAATCAATGTATATTTGTatctatatagcctatattcAAGGAAACTCACTGATTCTatttaatatacatatatatatatatatacttaattTTTTGGGATAATACtgaatctatatttatatatctatatcgagagagagagagagagagagagagagagagagagagagagagagagagagagagagagagagagagagagagagagagagagagagagagtattatCCCAAAATATTAAGTAGGAATTTGTTACTTATTTGAtatcataaaaaaaatcattgagACTATTTGACTAAAATATCAAGGTATTGAGATTCTACTAATTTGAAGTGGGTGCATAAAGGACATAATGCGGATACTCATTTTGCGGGATTTCAACACTGACACAGGATTACAGCGCACTCTACAACATTTCACATATATTTCGATAAATTCTAAATGTAACTTTATGGAAAAAGTTGTTTTAAACAACCTACCATGCTCTTCAGGATGGAGATCTGTCTGTTACCGGCGGGCTCTCCGGTGTTACCGGCCGTCTCTCCGCTGTCCACCAGCGTCTCCTCCGACTCGGACCTCCGGACGTAGGGGGACCTCCTGATCCCGGAGAGCAGACCCGAGGCTCGGCCCACCGAGTAGTAGCTCGGCCCGGTGGCCTGCTTG contains these protein-coding regions:
- the npb gene encoding neuropeptide B, with translation MEKSLKFAVVCVGVSLLLSVQPVEAWYKQATGPSYYSVGRASGLLSGIRRSPYVRRSESEETLVDSGETAGNTGEPAGNRQISILKSMAICVKDITPNLKTCELLRDGTGTFQCKAEVFLTLDSLDCLSA